Proteins encoded by one window of Acuticoccus sp. MNP-M23:
- a CDS encoding FHA domain-containing protein — translation MSDQTVNEVIVLVADVTASVELYERLGNTEAFATIAAMLDRLRAAAEGAGGRFVQSRGDDVLCVFDEADHGAAAAAAMLEAASTSSVALHVALHAGEAITARESIFGDCINVTYRLAAIANTNEALASTSVVERLTDKWRTSFRPLRSFHFKGKAEPIEVYAYDSLGSQWMTQLPGHLLSPKPKMAVRLSLTYGGTTWEVGEAESLSVGRSDEVDIVVACQWVSRRHALIHVRDGVAMLTDRSSYGSFVSADGNVEVRVRRTSLPLSGSGVIGLGCSVQEPESERLEYAVARAGVGVTSPA, via the coding sequence GTGTCTGACCAGACCGTTAACGAGGTCATCGTCCTTGTCGCTGATGTTACGGCGAGCGTCGAACTCTACGAACGGCTGGGCAACACCGAAGCGTTCGCCACCATCGCAGCCATGCTCGACCGCCTTCGCGCCGCTGCGGAAGGCGCCGGCGGCCGGTTCGTCCAGTCCCGCGGCGACGACGTGCTTTGCGTGTTCGACGAGGCGGACCATGGCGCGGCAGCAGCAGCCGCCATGCTGGAAGCAGCGTCCACCAGCAGCGTCGCATTGCATGTCGCGCTTCATGCCGGCGAGGCCATCACGGCACGCGAATCGATCTTCGGTGACTGCATCAACGTCACCTACAGGCTTGCCGCCATCGCCAACACCAACGAGGCGCTCGCGTCGACATCGGTGGTGGAGCGCCTGACGGATAAGTGGCGCACCAGCTTCCGGCCGCTTCGCTCATTTCATTTCAAGGGGAAGGCCGAGCCGATCGAGGTCTATGCCTACGATTCGCTCGGCTCGCAGTGGATGACCCAGTTGCCTGGCCATCTCCTGTCGCCAAAGCCGAAAATGGCCGTGAGGCTCAGCCTCACCTATGGCGGCACCACCTGGGAGGTGGGGGAAGCGGAAAGTCTGTCCGTCGGCCGGTCGGACGAGGTCGACATCGTCGTTGCATGCCAGTGGGTCTCGCGCCGCCATGCCCTTATCCACGTGCGCGACGGGGTGGCCATGCTGACGGACCGGTCGTCCTATGGCAGCTTTGTTTCGGCTGATGGCAACGTCGAGGTGCGCGTGCGGCGGACCAGCCTGCCGCTGTCCGGCAGCGGCGTCATCGGTCTCGGGTGCAGCGTGCAGGAACCGGAGAGCGAGCGGCTGGAGTACGCCGTTGCGCGGGCTGGTGTCGGGGTCACCTCCCCCGCCTGA
- the secE gene encoding preprotein translocase subunit SecE has protein sequence MTTNPFQFIQEVRQETRKVVWPTRRETIITTIMVFMMCAFAAIFFFLVDRLLGLGVGLILG, from the coding sequence GTGACGACAAATCCGTTTCAGTTCATCCAGGAAGTCCGTCAGGAGACCCGCAAGGTTGTCTGGCCGACCCGGCGGGAAACGATCATCACGACCATCATGGTCTTCATGATGTGTGCGTTTGCCGCGATCTTCTTCTTCCTGGTGGATCGACTTTTGGGTCTCGGAGTCGGTCTGATCCTGGGCTAA
- the rplA gene encoding 50S ribosomal protein L1 → MMSEAKRLKAAREGLDRNKNYTLDDAVKFIKERSKVKFDETVEIAFNLGVDPRHADQMVRGVCILPNGTGKDVKVAVFARGDKADEAREAGADIVGAEELVAEVQSGKIDFERCIATPDMMPLVGRLGKVLGPRGLMPNPKVGTVTPDVAKAVKDAKGGAVEFRVEKGGIVHAPVGKVSFDEDKLVENVRAMWDAVNRAKPAGSKGTYMKKAAMSSTMGPGLKVDLSTVPAA, encoded by the coding sequence CTGATGTCCGAAGCAAAACGCCTGAAGGCCGCCCGCGAGGGTCTGGACCGCAACAAGAACTACACCCTCGATGACGCCGTGAAGTTCATCAAGGAGCGTTCCAAGGTGAAGTTCGACGAGACCGTCGAGATCGCCTTCAACCTCGGCGTCGATCCGCGCCACGCTGACCAGATGGTCCGCGGCGTCTGTATCCTGCCGAACGGCACGGGCAAGGACGTCAAGGTTGCCGTGTTCGCCCGTGGCGACAAGGCCGACGAAGCCCGCGAGGCCGGTGCCGACATCGTCGGTGCCGAGGAGCTGGTGGCTGAAGTCCAGTCCGGCAAGATCGATTTCGAGCGGTGCATCGCAACGCCCGACATGATGCCGCTGGTGGGTCGCCTCGGTAAGGTGCTCGGCCCGCGCGGCCTGATGCCGAACCCCAAGGTCGGCACGGTGACGCCGGATGTCGCCAAGGCCGTCAAGGACGCCAAGGGCGGCGCTGTCGAGTTCCGCGTCGAGAAGGGCGGCATCGTGCATGCCCCGGTCGGCAAGGTCTCGTTCGACGAGGACAAGCTGGTCGAGAACGTGCGGGCCATGTGGGATGCCGTGAACCGTGCAAAGCCTGCCGGTTCCAAGGGCACCTACATGAAGAAGGCCGCCATGAGCTCGACCATGGGTCCGGGCCTCAAGGTCGATCTCTCCACGGTGCCGGCGGCCTAA
- the rplK gene encoding 50S ribosomal protein L11 — translation MAKKVAGFIKLQVPAGVATPSPPIGPALGQRGLNIIMFTKEFNSKTQDLEKGAPCPTVITYYTDKSFTFEIKTPPVTFFLKKATGLKSGSKTPGKESAGTVGRDKVREIAEAKMKDLNADSVEQAMKMVEGSARSMGLEVVD, via the coding sequence GTGGCAAAGAAGGTTGCAGGCTTTATCAAGCTGCAAGTGCCTGCTGGTGTGGCGACTCCGTCGCCCCCCATCGGGCCGGCGCTGGGTCAGCGCGGGCTGAACATCATCATGTTCACCAAGGAATTCAATTCCAAGACCCAGGATCTGGAAAAGGGCGCTCCGTGCCCGACGGTGATCACCTATTACACCGACAAGTCCTTCACCTTCGAGATCAAGACTCCGCCGGTGACCTTCTTCCTGAAGAAGGCGACGGGCCTGAAGTCCGGCTCCAAGACCCCCGGCAAGGAATCCGCCGGCACGGTCGGCCGCGACAAGGTGCGCGAGATTGCCGAAGCCAAGATGAAGGATCTCAACGCCGACAGCGTCGAGCAGGCCATGAAGATGGTCGAAGGCTCCGCGCGGTCCATGGGCCTGGAGGTTGTTGACTGA
- the rplJ gene encoding 50S ribosomal protein L10: MDRAEKREMVTFLDEVFANAGSVVVTQYAGLTVAQMTELRRQTKAAGAKFKVIKNRLAKIALDNTDRTAAAPMFVGPVGIAYGEDPVAAPKALTEYAKKNEKLIIIGGLLGASAMDESGVKALASMPPIEEMRSKLLGCMLQPASNLARVLNQPGEKLARQLNAPGQNLLGVLQAQKAKLEQAA; encoded by the coding sequence GTGGACAGAGCCGAAAAGCGCGAAATGGTAACCTTCCTCGATGAAGTGTTTGCCAATGCGGGCTCCGTGGTCGTGACCCAGTACGCGGGTCTTACCGTCGCCCAGATGACTGAACTTCGTCGCCAGACCAAAGCGGCTGGTGCCAAGTTCAAGGTCATCAAGAACAGGCTCGCCAAGATTGCGTTGGACAATACCGACCGGACAGCGGCTGCGCCGATGTTCGTCGGACCGGTCGGCATCGCTTACGGGGAAGATCCCGTTGCGGCGCCGAAGGCACTGACCGAGTACGCGAAGAAGAACGAGAAGCTCATCATCATCGGCGGCCTCCTGGGCGCGTCGGCGATGGACGAGAGCGGTGTCAAGGCGCTTGCCTCGATGCCGCCCATCGAAGAGATGCGTTCGAAGCTTCTGGGTTGCATGCTGCAGCCCGCGTCGAACCTGGCGCGCGTTCTCAACCAGCCGGGCGAGAAGCTGGCACGCCAGCTTAACGCGCCGGGTCAGAACCTCCTCGGTGTCCTTCAAGCGCAGAAGGCGAAACTGGAACAGGCGGCCTGA
- the nusG gene encoding transcription termination/antitermination protein NusG has translation MNKRWYIVHAYTNFENKVRDAIVAEAEMRNLTDMFDDVLVPKEKMSEVRRGRRIDTERNVYPGYVLVKCALTDEVFHLIKNTPKVTGFLGATQRPQPIPDREAERILTQVTEGVERPRPTVTFEVGEQVRVSDGPFASFNGLVEEVDDERARVKVAVSIFGRPTNVELEYAQVEKVGA, from the coding sequence ATGAACAAGCGCTGGTACATCGTCCACGCCTACACGAACTTCGAGAACAAGGTGCGTGACGCGATCGTCGCCGAGGCGGAGATGCGCAACCTCACCGACATGTTCGACGACGTGTTGGTGCCGAAGGAAAAGATGTCGGAGGTCCGTCGCGGTCGCCGCATCGATACCGAGCGCAACGTCTATCCGGGTTACGTCCTGGTGAAATGCGCGCTGACCGACGAGGTGTTCCACCTCATCAAGAATACGCCGAAGGTGACCGGCTTTCTGGGGGCAACGCAGCGCCCGCAGCCGATCCCCGACCGTGAGGCCGAGCGCATCCTGACCCAGGTCACCGAGGGTGTGGAGCGTCCGCGCCCAACGGTCACGTTCGAGGTTGGCGAGCAGGTCCGCGTCTCCGACGGCCCGTTCGCGAGCTTCAACGGCCTGGTCGAAGAGGTCGACGACGAGCGCGCCCGCGTGAAGGTGGCGGTGTCGATCTTCGGCCGGCCCACCAACGTGGAGCTGGAATACGCGCAGGTTGAGAAGGTCGGCGCCTGA